One stretch of Amycolatopsis sp. NBC_00345 DNA includes these proteins:
- a CDS encoding GNAT family N-acetyltransferase — protein MDAPRPVPAPARVDSRPGRTVRLRDIRPGDRRALIGFDRDPAGGPAAGGYRHWATHRADVAGSGDDRHLAIETLHGRTLVGSIWLQADPASGRFSYGIGIGAQHRRCGYAGDAVTTLLAFMFEQRGYHECEVSVHGRNFASLALHARLGFHEEGRPRDTELLRGQIRYPVLMAITAGHFAAHHPGFAAAHGPARPWRGRHWRTPRRGRHWRAEHHS, from the coding sequence ATGGACGCTCCCCGCCCCGTGCCGGCCCCGGCGCGGGTGGACAGCCGGCCCGGCCGGACGGTGCGGTTGCGCGACATCCGCCCCGGAGATCGTCGCGCCCTGATCGGGTTCGACCGGGACCCGGCCGGCGGCCCTGCCGCCGGGGGGTACCGGCACTGGGCGACCCACCGGGCGGACGTGGCCGGCTCCGGCGACGACCGCCACCTCGCGATCGAGACGCTGCACGGCCGGACGCTGGTCGGCTCGATCTGGCTCCAGGCCGACCCCGCGTCCGGCCGGTTCAGCTACGGCATCGGGATCGGCGCGCAGCACCGGCGTTGCGGCTACGCGGGCGACGCCGTCACCACGCTGCTCGCGTTCATGTTCGAGCAGCGCGGCTACCACGAGTGCGAGGTCAGCGTGCACGGCCGTAACTTCGCCTCGCTGGCGCTGCACGCGAGGCTCGGCTTCCACGAAGAGGGCCGGCCGCGCGACACCGAGCTGCTGCGCGGGCAGATCAGGTACCCGGTGCTGATGGCCATCACCGCCGGCCACTTCGCCGCGCACCACCCGGGCTTCGCCGCCGCGCACGGTCCGGCCCGCCCCTGGCGGGGGCGGCACTGGCGAACGCCGCGGCGAGGGCGTCACTGGCGCGCCGAACACCACTCCTGA
- a CDS encoding TIGR03084 family metal-binding protein — protein sequence MLDYGFDLSGVERDLALPDLVAEGAELDALVAAQADWSVPTPAAGWTIAHQIAHLAAADANVLIAIRTPEAFGTVLKEAEAEGSQHADLEAAAGAAKPRSVLLEQWRAGRAEVAEALRDIPLDHAFPWYGSQLTAALMVPLRLMETWAHGQDVFDALGVPHRATGRLQHVASLGVIGRELSFYAAQLPGPAEPFRVELTGPGGQTWFWGPEDAAQRVQGSALDFCLRVTHRRSRAETDLTAVGEDAEKWLDNARVFL from the coding sequence ATGCTGGACTACGGTTTCGACCTGTCCGGTGTAGAGCGCGATCTTGCTCTGCCCGACCTGGTGGCTGAAGGCGCCGAGCTCGACGCCCTGGTGGCGGCGCAGGCCGACTGGTCCGTGCCCACGCCCGCGGCGGGGTGGACGATCGCCCACCAGATCGCTCATCTCGCGGCCGCCGACGCGAACGTGCTCATCGCCATCCGGACCCCGGAGGCGTTCGGCACCGTGCTGAAGGAGGCCGAAGCCGAAGGCAGCCAGCACGCCGATCTCGAAGCCGCCGCCGGCGCGGCCAAACCGCGATCCGTACTGCTGGAACAATGGCGTGCCGGCCGAGCCGAGGTGGCGGAGGCGCTCCGTGACATTCCGCTGGACCACGCGTTTCCGTGGTACGGCTCGCAGCTGACCGCGGCGTTGATGGTGCCGCTCCGGCTGATGGAAACCTGGGCGCACGGGCAGGACGTTTTCGACGCGCTGGGTGTCCCGCATCGTGCGACGGGGCGGCTCCAGCACGTGGCCTCGCTCGGAGTGATCGGCCGGGAGCTGTCGTTTTATGCCGCCCAGTTACCCGGTCCGGCCGAGCCGTTCCGGGTCGAGCTGACCGGTCCCGGCGGCCAGACCTGGTTCTGGGGCCCGGAAGACGCCGCGCAACGGGTTCAGGGCAGTGCCCTCGATTTCTGCCTTCGGGTCACCCATCGCCGGTCCCGGGCCGAGACCGATCTCACGGCGGTCGGTGAGGACGCGGAGAAGTGGCTGGACAACGCTCGCGTTTTCCTCTGA
- a CDS encoding serine hydrolase domain-containing protein codes for MTAKRILAVAAAVPLMAGLAGAASAAPAPAPALTPTPAEILQAGAQAGLKDGYPAVIGMVRNGDDTQYIHAGNADRVKGTPADPKMKFRIGSNTKAFTATVLLQLEAEHKLSLDDTVDHWLPGAVNANGNDGTKITLRQLLTHTSGIPDYAANTQFGLTYAGNLNPSLQWAPQTLVNLGTSSKPVGAPGAKYSYSNTNYVLAGMVIKAVTGNDPAVEIQHRIIEPLGLRDTTFPASDPAMPANSLNGYFIALGIYRDVTASQVQAFGSAGAIVSTLDDLATFERALMTGKLLQPAQEQELKTTVPMDATSGNGYGLGIGHAQTRAVRCGPTPAPCSAT; via the coding sequence TTGACAGCAAAGAGGATCCTGGCCGTCGCGGCGGCGGTGCCGCTGATGGCCGGCCTCGCCGGTGCGGCGAGCGCGGCGCCGGCGCCGGCGCCGGCACTGACACCGACGCCGGCCGAGATCCTGCAGGCGGGTGCCCAGGCCGGGCTGAAGGACGGCTATCCCGCCGTGATCGGGATGGTCCGCAACGGCGACGACACCCAGTACATCCACGCCGGCAACGCCGACCGCGTCAAGGGGACGCCGGCCGACCCGAAGATGAAGTTCCGGATCGGCAGCAACACCAAGGCGTTCACCGCCACCGTCCTGTTGCAGCTGGAGGCCGAGCACAAGCTTTCGCTCGACGACACGGTGGACCACTGGCTGCCCGGCGCGGTGAACGCGAATGGCAACGACGGCACCAAGATCACCCTCCGGCAGCTGCTCACCCACACCTCGGGGATCCCGGACTACGCGGCCAACACCCAGTTCGGCCTGACCTACGCCGGCAATCTCAACCCCAGCCTGCAGTGGGCGCCGCAGACCTTGGTCAACCTCGGCACGTCGAGCAAGCCCGTCGGCGCGCCCGGCGCGAAGTACTCGTACTCCAACACCAACTACGTGCTGGCCGGCATGGTGATCAAGGCGGTCACCGGAAACGACCCCGCGGTCGAGATCCAGCACCGGATCATCGAGCCGCTCGGCCTGCGCGACACGACGTTCCCGGCCTCGGACCCGGCCATGCCGGCGAATTCGCTGAACGGCTACTTCATCGCGCTCGGCATCTACCGGGACGTCACGGCGTCGCAGGTGCAGGCGTTCGGCTCGGCCGGCGCCATCGTGTCCACCCTGGACGACCTGGCGACCTTCGAACGCGCGCTGATGACCGGCAAGCTGCTGCAGCCGGCCCAGGAACAGGAGCTGAAGACCACGGTGCCGATGGACGCCACCTCCGGCAACGGCTACGGACTGGGGATCGGCCACGCGCAGACCCGTGCGGTCCGGTGTGGACCCACACCGGCGCCGTGCTCGGCTACCTGA
- a CDS encoding IS5 family transposase: MDRPTSVGCRSRRYPSDTTDAEWALLEPLLPRPACATELGGRPEKHHRRAVVDALRYVTDNGIKWRALPADFPPWQTVHGFFTRWSKAGVFDKIRDQLREKIRSRAGRNPAPSAAVIDSQSVKAAETVGRPSRGYDGGKKIDGRKRHIATDTQGLLLVVLITAASVQDRAAARDLLSALHTAYRGITWVWADGGYTSKALVDWAQDTLHLTFDIVKKIVGQTTFIILPRRWVVERTFSWITQARRNARDYERLPDHSAAFVNNAMITMMTRRLTRPTKRARTT, from the coding sequence GTGGATCGGCCCACGTCAGTGGGCTGTCGTTCCCGTCGCTACCCGTCGGACACCACCGATGCCGAGTGGGCGTTGCTGGAGCCGTTGCTGCCCAGGCCTGCATGTGCGACCGAGCTGGGTGGCCGGCCGGAGAAACATCACCGGCGCGCGGTCGTGGACGCGCTGCGCTACGTGACCGACAACGGCATCAAATGGCGGGCGTTACCAGCGGACTTCCCGCCATGGCAGACGGTGCACGGATTCTTCACCCGCTGGAGCAAAGCCGGGGTGTTCGACAAGATCCGCGACCAGTTGCGCGAGAAGATCCGGTCGCGAGCGGGGCGGAATCCGGCGCCGTCCGCAGCGGTGATCGACTCCCAGTCGGTCAAGGCCGCCGAGACCGTCGGCCGCCCGTCGCGCGGCTATGACGGCGGGAAGAAGATCGACGGCCGCAAACGCCACATCGCCACCGACACCCAAGGACTGCTGCTGGTGGTCCTGATCACCGCAGCCAGCGTGCAGGACCGCGCCGCAGCCCGCGACCTGCTCTCGGCGCTGCACACCGCCTACCGCGGCATCACCTGGGTCTGGGCCGACGGCGGCTACACCAGCAAAGCACTGGTCGACTGGGCACAAGACACACTGCATCTCACCTTCGACATCGTGAAGAAAATCGTCGGCCAGACCACCTTCATCATCCTGCCCCGGCGCTGGGTCGTCGAACGCACCTTCTCCTGGATCACCCAAGCACGCCGCAACGCCCGCGACTACGAACGACTACCCGACCACTCCGCCGCATTCGTCAACAACGCCATGATCACTATGATGACCAGACGCCTCACCCGCCCAACAAAGCGGGCCAGAACCACCTAA
- a CDS encoding MarR family winged helix-turn-helix transcriptional regulator translates to MRTHETHARLIEQLISLGGVVTSMTKAIVEADDLTESQANLLWLVDPDAEPVSLKQLAGRLQCDPSNVTLLSAKLEEKGLALRAPHPADGRVRTLLLTDAGAKVRKRLLARAYARSPFATLEGKEQQQLHRLLDKVLTAQAER, encoded by the coding sequence GTGCGCACCCACGAAACACACGCGCGGCTGATCGAGCAGCTGATCAGCCTGGGCGGAGTCGTCACCAGCATGACCAAGGCCATCGTCGAGGCGGACGACCTCACCGAGTCACAGGCCAATCTGCTCTGGCTGGTGGACCCGGACGCGGAGCCGGTTTCCCTCAAGCAGCTCGCCGGCCGTCTTCAGTGCGATCCGTCGAACGTGACGTTGCTCAGCGCGAAGCTCGAAGAGAAGGGCCTCGCGCTGCGGGCACCGCATCCCGCCGACGGACGGGTGCGCACGCTGCTGCTGACCGACGCCGGCGCGAAGGTCCGCAAGCGGCTGCTCGCGCGGGCGTACGCACGCTCCCCCTTCGCCACGCTGGAAGGCAAGGAACAGCAACAGCTGCACCGGTTGCTGGACAAGGTGCTGACCGCCCAAGCCGAGCGCTGA
- a CDS encoding TetR/AcrR family transcriptional regulator codes for MEAVRSGEMTPGRESLLERALAEAVGPAVADDDEVTARVLDGAYEQFCRMGIRRSTMEDVAKRAGVSRITVYRRFATKDALVEHVVRREFRRYFDQFLLDIEPATTAADRVVLGFASALRAIRHNRLIGGLMAVEPDVLVPSMISDGGQTHAAVQRFVAGQLHREQAAGTVSAEVDVELVAELMTRVSASFLVTPSQVVDLDDDEQVRALARKFFVPMLQSVAGPGNPSTFV; via the coding sequence GTGGAAGCGGTACGATCCGGCGAGATGACGCCAGGCCGGGAATCACTGCTGGAACGCGCGCTCGCCGAGGCCGTCGGGCCGGCCGTCGCCGACGACGACGAGGTGACCGCGCGCGTGCTCGACGGCGCCTACGAACAGTTCTGCCGGATGGGGATCCGCCGGTCCACCATGGAGGACGTGGCCAAGCGGGCCGGGGTCTCCCGGATCACCGTCTACCGCCGGTTCGCCACCAAGGACGCCTTGGTCGAACACGTGGTGCGGCGCGAGTTCCGCCGCTACTTCGACCAGTTCCTCCTCGACATCGAACCGGCCACCACCGCCGCCGACCGGGTGGTGCTGGGCTTCGCCAGCGCGTTGCGGGCCATCCGGCACAACCGGCTCATCGGCGGGCTGATGGCCGTCGAGCCGGACGTGCTCGTGCCGTCGATGATCAGCGACGGCGGGCAGACCCACGCCGCGGTGCAGCGGTTCGTCGCGGGCCAGCTCCACCGCGAGCAGGCGGCGGGCACGGTCTCGGCCGAGGTGGACGTGGAACTCGTGGCCGAGCTGATGACCCGCGTCTCCGCCTCGTTCCTCGTCACCCCGAGCCAGGTCGTGGACCTCGACGACGACGAGCAGGTGCGCGCGCTGGCCCGGAAGTTCTTCGTGCCCATGTTGCAAAGCGTTGCGGGGCCGGGAAACCCCTCCACATTCGTGTAG